The Toxorhynchites rutilus septentrionalis strain SRP chromosome 1, ASM2978413v1, whole genome shotgun sequence genome contains the following window.
AGTTGGGATAATCCACCCCGGCCTTACCGGACGTGGGCCCTGGTGCGACCGTTCCCAGGTCTGAGCTGTGAGGTAGTGGCGGCTCATATTGGCTCGTTTCATTTTCATCGTCTTCGACGGAAGAAGTAGGTTTACTAAGCACTAGGTCCGGCGTTTGCTCCGGAACCGGAACACCAGGTAGCTGCTGTTGATAGTCGTAGTCCTGCTCCAAATGGGCCTGCGAGGGTTGTTGGTGTACTTGTTGGGATGATTTCAAATTGTTGAGAATTTTCACCAGCGTCCGAATCGAGTTGTCAATGTTATCTGGGGTTAGCGTCTTCGGAAGGTGGTTACTGTCTTGGAGCTTTTTGAGGAGATCCGCTAGGGAGGTAGATCCAGAGGTGGTAGCAGTGTCTACGATTTGTGTTGGGGTGGCAACCGGAAGTGGTATATGTTGGGGCTCATAGACTACCGGTCGAGGTGATTTCTGGTACTGAAGCACTTCCTCATCGTGGTCAAGGATTGGTGTGATAAGTTTGGCAGCCTTGATTGGTTGTGGGGCGTGGTACGTGTGTTTAACGTGGCTTTTGTAGTCGGCCGCGAAATGGTTCAAGTAATTGGGGCTATATAACTGGTGGTTGGATGTGTCGATGTTTTCCGTTAGATGCTGCCGAACAGGTGGAGCCTTCGTTGAACCCCGACTGTGTTTGTGGTGATGGTGTGGTTTGTGCCGGGGTCGTGGTCGTGATGTCGTGGATACTGATTGCGCAGACGGTGGATAATTTGTAGAAGGTTGACTATAACCCACCCCATTCAGGTATGGAATCGGATGGGGTCGTGGTGTTGAGTATTCAATAGGAATGGATTTCGGAGTTGAATACTTAACAGTATCCGCGATGGGGTTCGACTTATACACCTCTAGTTCTTCATTATAGATAGGTTTGTAAAAAGGTCTTGGAGATGGTTTGTGGTAGGCTTCTGGTTCTTCCTGAAAGTTTGGCCTACTGATATGCTTGGGTTCCGTTTTGTAGTACTCGGGTCCATCTAGCGAATCGGGTTCCGAAAGGGGAATATGCTTTTGGGGAGGATGAAATAGTTCTGGTTCATCCGAGTAAACGTGTTTGTCTTTATACACTGCGTGCTGGTTCTGGATGGCCGGTAGCCGAGCTGGTTTTTCATGGTAGTGAAGCTGATTTGGCTCAGGAGAAGGTTTAACCAGCACGTATGTAGTCTGCGACTTGGGTCGTAGGTATATTGGCGaaggcgatggtttgggctcCGACTCCTCATTGTTCGCAGTACCGATGAAGTAGTGATCGCTGCCTGTCTGCGATGAGCCACCGTTGAAGGCTAGTGGTGTAAAAGGCCCTGGTAGCTTGTTGGTCGGCAGGAACGGATTTATATGTTGTTTTTTATGAACATTCACTGGTTGGTACTGATAGAAAGAATAAAGGATATTTATAAAGAAAACAATAGAAGAATCTGGAAGTCACCTTTATCGGATTTCTAGTGGACACTAGGATCGGAGCTGGCGTAGACATGACTAGACCTCCGACTGAAGACCCATCTCCGTTACTGCTACCGATATCGTTAGGCTGTATCGAATGATAGTTCGGCAATGGGGATGGCGAGTGGTTATCATCTGCATACAGCTTTGGAGAACGTGACTGAATCTGCTGTTGTGAGGAGTGATGCCTCGGTTTATACATAAGACCAACATGATGCTGTTCGTGTTCTTCAGAGTTTGCCGAGGGTGCATTTGTTGGGTAAATGGATTGCGTTGAAGGAACCAACTGATGATGCTGAGAGTATTCGTATTTCACGGGAGCATTACTTATCAACACCGCATTGAGCGAAGGTCCTTGATGATGCACGTGTTGCATTTGATGATTCTGTGGTTTATATGATTGATAAGCGCGTGAAGATTGACTCTCAGTGCCACTTCCACTGTGTGCCGGGTGACGTGGGCGCTGCTTGAGAACCATTCCCGCTTGCTTGTGGCTGGTTTGATGGTGGGGGTGCTGATGATAGTGTTGTTGTGGTTGCTCCTGTGGTCGCTGAGGACGCTGGAAGGTAACAAGACAAAATCAAGGAATTGTTATGACATTAAGCCAAGTAGCTCTCGATAAACACCGATTCAAGTGGCAAGTAATTATAAGCATTCTGACGTTAATTAGACATCTGAGTATGCATTACAATCACCCATTGATATCACACACCTCAAATGCTCTCGCTGTTGGATACTGTAAGTGAGAGATCGAGAAACAGGCCATTGCTGTCAAATTCAATCACTTGTTCGAATCAAGTGGCCTCTCCAGTGGCAGATGCTATGATGTTTGGATGGACGAGTGGATGCAGATTCCATTCGAATGTCGCAGTAGGGAGAAAATGTTTATCTCTGCTTCCCCGAATATAGGGATGCCAACAACATAACAGGTCGGTGTATGATCTGTTATTTCATCCATGATTATTTGTTGGGACTTTCAGACAGTCGTTTAATTATACCCGAACAATCTTCGAGTTTATTGAAACGGGGGAGGGGAAAATGGGCTAATTTGCACCAGTTGAGGAAATCAAGGAGTTTCTCTGTTTTGATCAAAGGAAATAGTACTTGTGATATATGGACCACAATAACAGAATATTTAGTTGATTGTTCTTATTAGTAATATTCATGAAACTCTTGAAAAGTATACAAACAGGTTTTTAacaattgatattttttatacCTATTTCACCGGTCAGGGTATAAAGCTGGTATTCCAGCATAAAATGCACTACACAAAGAGGCAAGAGACAAGTGCTGTAAATATGAAACGAATGCAACGTAACAACTGGACAAAATGCACCACAACAATGGGACAATATAGTCGAatgtcatgccaactcgtcgtaggagttggcagcaccatctcagattgcagtgaaacgttatggatatgaagacattggtcattgaggcaactttgcatacttcaaatctcccaaaaaattagactactttttgaaagagGGCAAAGATTTGTTtcttatattttaacaatttttttttaactcaaaaactgTTAGATGTGAAAAATTTTGGGTGGTTTCAGAGTGGTTGCTTCGGTTACCTTCACAGATTTTCCGAAGGGAACCACGTTATAaaggcgaatatcatactaacattccttcccttccaatggtgactgtaaggacgtgaccgACGTAGTTATTGACTTTTTAAAGCTCAAATCACCgatacttgcacaatgagaatggtttactactcccaagcgtcattcggtgtgttctttgcgCATTTCACTGATTCACGTCAATCACGGAGAGAAGCTATGAAATGTACAGACTACTCAAGCTCAAGGTCAAGGgggaaattgaaaattgttttcattgtAAAGTACAACAAATTAAGAATTTAcgctgaaaaaatatattttagaaatcaaattattttttttcaaaaattgtttcaaaaaaattcgaggggttgtatccgagacacgaccgcttaggacgtaggactacgcaatctttttttttaattttttggtttatcatttcggatattatttgcgaatacgtcgaaattccataaataactctttagtaaaaatttCCGTGGACCCTGAAAAGTTTTAATGGCTGGCGTGGTTTTATAGAATaacttgtttctttatatcaatgcacgcattgcactgagtatttaacaagagacatcttccgtgcatcgccattcaaaaagtatcaaacacgcgtctaacagatgcacacagttgcagcgataaaaatgaaacatcgaaacacacttcatgtgaaatattcgctagcgttcacagctcgagggaaaacttaaaacacaaaacgagcagactaagcgacctttgttgtttcgggcatagaaagattctgagaattttcctcgtAGGAGATGCAATACGCCAGCGACACTATGCAAGGGTCGAGTTTACTtcccaaatattctcttttcgttatccccctttgttgtttctattctagcggctgcataagttgcccgttattgacagctctgttcgggaaagcacacgaatggacagaacaaatgtatgggggaatgagaatgcttccaattttcatcaatttaaatcatatacagactatggcattgtaatgtacagcatatcaaacaaatcttagaaaatttccgattcgattggtatgtaaatcgtaaaaatccgttcgcagcaaaaatagttattaactttaactttatttcataaaaacgtgacctgttttctgatttggcacccttaatgtaaggcgtagtcctgcgtcaaaaatAATGGTAGCTCACACAAATAATGAGTAGCtcatacaataaccaacaagttATCTGtgcatcggaagatgagcacttcTTTTAAATTCGGAAAAAAGTATCTGAATAGTCCAACTAAGTTACCCATATATCGAAAAAAAGGAACTTCTACAGGAagagtttttcaaacaaaactttttcatgttttcatggaAATATTACTACTAATGTTTGTAACTAAATACTTGCGATTGACATATTCtgcaatttttttctaatattttgaacacgtcaattgcgaaaatttacatacaaaaccaaaaagtgggttatatttttgatatgaccgcaaggtggacgtagggtTAACGTTGGAATGGTAACCATTTTTTTAAGTTGCTTCtgaattcaattttcatgaTTGTTTTTAAGGGACATTCAATAAATGAatgtattaatgaaaattttgaaagaacGCTGAAAGTTTTACTTGCTAGTGTGTGAACGCTAGTGTGAGTATGAATATGGAATTATTTATTCATGGATACACTTCAAattcaactcttttgaactTGTTGGCAATatttgagctattgaaataagtttttggatcaataagtaacaagccaataacgcgtagacattttatctttcgaatgaagtagttatcataccacttcgttcagttgGTTACGAGGTTCACGTTGTCGgatctttgaacttacaccccagtaaagAAATGGAaagcgtaaagggtgtgtcacatcaaattgcataacggaaaaaacgctgtagaaatttaattttaaggaattatatcttcagctttcgcttataattagataagagtgtatagatcacgttggccatgcttcactgtcaatttttcataaatttggaaaaatgtcgaacgaaaaagagcgtcgtgaattaatcctgcgcactcgtttcgagaatccggagttgtcacatcgggacatcgataagatgctgggaatcgtccaatccacggtcagcagagtactaaaacgatacttcgagaacctaaccatcgaccggaaggtgaagaacggcaaaaattgatgctccgtcagtgaaaaagatcacaagcgcgtagttaagcagtttagacgtgatcctagaagttcggtccgggatgtcgccaataagctgaatttgtcaagttctttcgtccagcggaccaagcagcgggagggcctgcgtacatacaaggttcagaaggctcctaaccgcgacgaaaggcaaaacatggtggggaagacgcgagcccggaagctgtacaccgaaatgctgatgaagccgaattgcctggtaatggacgacgaaacctacgtcaaagcggactttcgtcagctgccgggcctgttgttcttctccgcagaggacaaattcagcgttccggaggagattcgcaagcagaaactatccaagtttgtcaaaaagtacacggtgtggcaagcgatctgctcttgcggaaagcggagcgcccccttcgtgatgaccggcacagtaaacgggcaggtttaccttaaggagtgcctacagaagcgcttactaccactattgaagcagcacgagggcccgatcatcttctggccggatctcgcttcgtgccactattcaaaggacgtgttggagtggtacgaagccaacggggtcaccttcgtgccaaaggaaatgaacccgcctaacgcgccggagcttcgcccaatagagaaatattgggcgattatgaagcaggccctccggaagaacctaaaagttgtcaaatcggaggcggacttcaagagaaaatggatttctgttcaaaaaaaactacaacctgacgttgtacagaaccttatggacggggtaaagaggaaggtgcgagcatacgggcttgggctcgaagtatgaataaaaagaaaatgccaaaagttgtttaatagtttttattttactgtctaaaattttcaaaaggattggtctactgggcgaatttctacagcgttttttccgtgatgcaatttgatgtgacacaccctttagtcctacgtcaaaaatcataaaacattTACTTTTCAAAAGGTCTCCAtgcaaaaatgccatatatttcGAAAGCTATaagagatagaaagttgacgtccttgacaaaagttcatatttataATACACTTATCGCTATCttaacttcaaacaaaattaggattggttctattttttcaaagaaaacatgaaaaagctgttaactttttcccttttccctttttttaCCATCCGATGTATcgatgacttgttggttattgtatgaCTAGTCGTATAATATTtagagaatttgaaaaaaagagaaaaataaatcttaatTTTTGTAATGTTTCTTTTCagtgtaaatttaaaaaaaataatggatgaaattcaacaaatttcttacatttcctgCTTTGACCAAAACTTTTTAgttctcatattttttgagctgGGAGTTTTTGGAACGAAAACTTTTTTAAGAAACTAAACAAGGCCATTTTAAAAAGTCTATTTTTTGCAAAGCTGCTTGAATGGCCAATGTATTTTCACCCACAACGGAAATAAATGTCGGGAATAAATATATGCAACTTTATTTTCCACAATTCCGTAACACTAGACAACTTAGATATACCTACAGTGCTTTCGAACATAATAGCAGCAGTAGTTGCAGTACAATAATAGCAGTTTTTGTACTGCAACTAACATTCTTCGTGTTTATCTCATTTATTGCAATTTATAATTGATTTATTTTGGATAACAAAAGTCTATTGAAATCTGGTGGAATGGTTTATTTATACCCAATAAGATGAAAACGGGCGGAGCTTAAatcgcaatatttcctctctgcTCATTGTCCGTGGAACGACCGCTGCATTTCGAGCGAATGATATATTAATATGATACCACGCCGATGAACAGTATGGGttggtaagcacacaaatgtccAGAACaagtgtatgggaaaatgggaatgctttcatTTTTAAAAACCAATTTGACCCGTTTGCGGATAAGGAAATCATagtgtataacatatcaaacgaatATAAGAGAATTCGATTGGTttgcaaatcataaaaaattgttCGCAGCCTaaatagtttttaacgttatcattatttcataaaaatgtgatctgtttttttttatttggtacccttactgaaagacatagttctacgtctaaAAACAACctgatttttggaattttccttttttcgataaaatgTTACATTAGTATAAAGACATATTCGCGAAAATATTACATTCTGAGGAACGatattcgggtgaatgttttTAGACGAAATCTGATTGTTTTGAAGCGCTTCAGTAATCAAGCCAATTCCAATTCTTGAATATATCGGAACCACTCTTTAGAAAGCGCCGAGTCCATGGACCGGAAAAAATTACAATCTGAGGGAGCAATGACGTTCCGAGCGAACCATATTGACCATCCCCACTCTCGGTTCTAATCTATCACACATCTAGGTGGCAGTCGATCGGGATGTGCTACTTACGATAGGCATATAATTATACGCCTGATTGATTGGCAGGCTGAAGTCGCTATTAGTTGATGGAATGTAGAATGTCATGTACGGAACCAGACGACGATATCGATCCTGGGTTTGATTGTTGAGCGGTGGGTGTCCATTATCCGACCTGGACATAATCCGTGGCGGTGATCCGGGTGGTCCCCCTCTCAGAGACGGGGGTGGTCGTCCGCCACCACCGCCACCCTTGGTCGCCGCATAGCGTCGTATGGGAAAATTATTTCCGCCCTTGTTGTGGTGGTTGTGATGGTGGTGGTGATGTTCCGGGGATACGGAAATCACACCCCCCGTAAGCACCATCAGTGTGGTTACTGCTggaatgaaagaaaaataatacAATTTTGTTAGTAGCCCGATTCAAACCTCAGAAACTGATGTTATGAGCGAAAATGCTTTAGAATTCAGCTGGCAAACATAGATGTAATATAGACGAGCAAACAGCTCGTGACTGGAGAGAATTTGTTGTGTCCGTCTACAAGACGAAGTAAGTTATTTCTCAAGAGAGTTCCTTGTGGGCAAACTGAACACGAGCGATTCTCGTGTTCACAACTCTGTTAACTATcactttttatttcttcccaacTAGACCAATCAAGGCCCCAGACCAAGTAGTATAGACACCAAACCAGCCCCTTTTAATGAGGTAAATGATCTGCAGAGCAATGATTAAACGACTATTTCGCTCGTCGGAATATAGTAAATCTTCTTTTCGAAATAATAGAAAAACGTAGCATTAGATCCCTAAATCTTTAAATCTTTAAATATCTAaaactttgaatctttgaaactttaaatcattaaatttttgaatcttAAGTCTTTAAATCTTTCAAATATCAaagtttttcaaattattcaaatataaaaatctcaaaatattcatatataaaaaaaatcttcaaaatatcTAAATCATAAAGTTTAAGGATCTATGTTTGGAAATCTCAAAATCTCAAATCACAACAAATTTTAAGATGTCAAATTagatatataaatattttaaaatcttgagattcgaaaatcaataaaatatcaaaattttagaaatttcaatATCTTAGAATCTAGAAATTTTCAGATGTCCAGAGATTTTCAGAATCTTCAATCTTGAAAATTCAGGAGATCTAAATCTCGAGACCAAagtctctaaatcccaaaatgttatagttttgaaattaaaaatttgaatatcttAAAATCCGGAGATCTCAAGATCTAATCGCAAAATCTCGAAATATTTACAATAtcaaaatcataaaatcttGAAATCGCAAAACTAAATctcaatatatttaaaactagctgacccggcgaactttgtttcgtccaaatttttagtatttttgataGAAACTCAAAAATCTCGTTTTCtttgctaagcgaacgttcgtgggttcaattGCAGAACTCGACATTGATTGGCCCTTCACAATTTCCTTTCACTAtaattacttctaccaaaaactCATCGTTATAATATACATTTATTTTCGGACACAaatttcgctcaagattcttgattcacttgcaaacatgtttctccgttacatggaataaatgtttgataaaattatgaaattttaaCCATAAAATAACATTGATGTACGGAACCATCTCTTCCTCAGGTTTtccgcttagcaacacatttggccttgcatttttatttataaaaatagatagaagatatagtagTGCGTTATTTTGcttgaaaattcatttccaccttcgaacaaaggtcaatttcgttagcgcaaacatcaaatggaataacaacgcttatcatgatgtaattgtagaacatatgggaatacaATTTACCTACCttgcttcagagttttccgaaaaatttccgatttttctctccgctttATTGAAATAGGAAGAggtgaatacaacaaaataaaggtgGTTCAAATCGGATCATCCCTCCCTCGGGTATTCctcttagcaacacatttggcctttcatgtttatttatataaatatcaaaatcttcaaaatatcaaattttaaaatctcaaaatcttcaatatatcaaaatttaataattacTTCATCAACGGTCTTAGATTCCTTGCCAGTGAGCATTCTCTTCTGgtttgcgaacagaaaatagtcgctggggaccagatctggagaacacggtggatgcggaaacaattcgaagcccaattcatccAGTTTTACAATcgatacacgaaattcggatttttccattttttttcacaatagcaAATGTTGATTCACTCTCAATGCAATTCAcccacgaaccaatcgaccgattgctgttaagttttgacacgtatccattggaagatggtgctttgcagggatgccaggtggtttttttcaaatgtcttcacatggtacgaaaaatgtcttcacaatatTGTCTCCATATTGGAGTAAACTAAAATTCTTAACCTGCTTTTGAACAAACGTTGAgagcttattcaatgtttattctaattggtaTTGTTATATTGCTTATTTCATTAAACTCaccttgaggttttgaagtttattcgaataaatgtgaacaaagacTATATTGCGCAACTGTGAACTAAATTTCATGAGTTCAGAAATGATAATAGGCTTGATAAACCGTTAATAAAGTCAATATAGCCCCGGTTTTTCCCAAAAACAGAACTATgctaactcaatttgtttatttcacctttgaagttttggttgtaacttgAACCATATTCataaaacaaattattgaaatggtatgtaaccggaaaactttcgatttgtgaagtggtcgtttgaaagatctaggttaatatATTACAGGAaaccctgtttttgtgcgatttctcatttgtgtaaCTGTTGAGGTGCAgttttattatttgtgcgattagtttgtgtgattcaagatcCGATGCCACAATAAAATCGTACAAAAACAGTCGTACAAACGAAGCATTACTAGAAAagcgaccgcacaaaaacaggtttgcctgtatatagtATAAGCCCAAAAGAATAAAAATCATCTGAattctcgagcgcaaatgaacacatatcttctagagacaatatgtattcagaccacTGGAATTTGccagaatttgaagtaaaagtcgctttgttgttgaattcattctatatgcttggggattttctgcttggaagAGTTTGAAAAAGCAAGTGAATGACCCCGAGGCAAAAGTCTCCgttgattactaagaacaaaagtaaacaagtaaCACTGATAATACAGCGAACGAATGGCACTGAGACAAATGCcctacttcttttgacgatattttcaacCAATAGTATAATTTCATGGAGATTTCATCTTAGTTCAACTCGTTCTCAATTCACTCTCAGGCATCCGacattaattggaaaattcgcgtaaaaaaaacctgtcaTCTAATGATTGATATCAAATGGAACTATCTTTACGTAgaaataaaaagttgagtgttgctcgcttccgagaccccatagttttttcctgcaattttgtTGGTTACTGCTAGCTATAGAGTTCGGCTTTCCTCACGAAtaaggtcatctgctgttgctagaagattcccttgtggtttgtacactctactgccgatgcacgtgcagtaccactgttagACCGTcaagagctaagtagacagggaaaaacattcacgaatcgctgcccgtaaaaattccgtcccgttgtaccgcccggtgagctccccgttacccaatacctaaaatctacgtaaaaatcgtgattaggtgcggcactaattttcttcataagcgctaagctccgttacaagcactaataacAGTAATATGCTCTAAGGGAgcataagagaaaaatgtgagctgtgtgagagatgtgatattgcactggtttTTTTACGGGGGTAACGCGTATTCGCgttaaggctgatgtcacattaggcggattcgccgccgcggattccgcgagtaaaaccgcagcggaggatctacagtgtattgtgaatgagccatgtcacacagagcggggcggttttgaATGCTAATttatatcgagaaaaaaaccgtcgcgatatccgcggcAGCGAATCCgccttaattggaaaatccgcgtaaaaaaaccgcg
Protein-coding sequences here:
- the LOC129761280 gene encoding uncharacterized protein LOC129761280 isoform X1, with translation MNALMIIAVTTLMVLTGGVISVSPEHHHHHHNHHNKGGNNFPIRRYAATKGGGGGGRPPPSLRGGPPGSPPRIMSRSDNGHPPLNNQTQDRYRRLVPYMTFYIPSTNSDFSLPINQAYNYMPIRPQRPQEQPQQHYHQHPHHQTSHKQAGMVLKQRPRHPAHSGSGTESQSSRAYQSYKPQNHQMQHVHHQGPSLNAVLISNAPVKYEYSQHHQLVPSTQSIYPTNAPSANSEEHEQHHVGLMYKPRHHSSQQQIQSRSPKLYADDNHSPSPLPNYHSIQPNDIGSSNGDGSSVGGLVMSTPAPILVSTRNPIKYQPVNVHKKQHINPFLPTNKLPGPFTPLAFNGGSSQTGSDHYFIGTANNEESEPKPSPSPIYLRPKSQTTYVLVKPSPEPNQLHYHEKPARLPAIQNQHAVYKDKHVYSDEPELFHPPQKHIPLSEPDSLDGPEYYKTEPKHISRPNFQEEPEAYHKPSPRPFYKPIYNEELEVYKSNPIADTVKYSTPKSIPIEYSTPRPHPIPYLNGVGYSQPSTNYPPSAQSVSTTSRPRPRHKPHHHHKHSRGSTKAPPVRQHLTENIDTSNHQLYSPNYLNHFAADYKSHVKHTYHAPQPIKAAKLITPILDHDEEVLQYQKSPRPVVYEPQHIPLPVATPTQIVDTATTSGSTSLADLLKKLQDSNHLPKTLTPDNIDNSIRTLVKILNNLKSSQQVHQQPSQAHLEQDYDYQQQLPGVPVPEQTPDLVLSKPTSSVEDDENETSQYEPPLPHSSDLGTVAPGPTSGKAGVDYPNLATIPETSFSCKQQRYKGFFGDPETNCQVWHYCDLNGGKASFLCPNGTIFSQVALTCDWWFNVKCSSTAQLYVLNERLYKYILPFNPKFPEDYNGPLVDKYLAIKFQEMEEKMKKQKAKGKPMVKSSTENENDELNGNKLEDNDERYNQNQPYPIQYVTEASIGATASTTGLPIVTASTPITLEDINADLERGRVADGVVTTTNQSPPSSSPIVVTGPSAPDSSSTEDENGKEPVTALSPMVAAEVLVPHYPTPSGMPLDTTSRYAPNLRSGQVVIEIKNDGTSGHITPNHYYREGKRK
- the LOC129761280 gene encoding uncharacterized protein LOC129761280 isoform X2; amino-acid sequence: MNALMIIVTTLMVLTGGVISVSPEHHHHHHNHHNKGGNNFPIRRYAATKGGGGGGRPPPSLRGGPPGSPPRIMSRSDNGHPPLNNQTQDRYRRLVPYMTFYIPSTNSDFSLPINQAYNYMPIRPQRPQEQPQQHYHQHPHHQTSHKQAGMVLKQRPRHPAHSGSGTESQSSRAYQSYKPQNHQMQHVHHQGPSLNAVLISNAPVKYEYSQHHQLVPSTQSIYPTNAPSANSEEHEQHHVGLMYKPRHHSSQQQIQSRSPKLYADDNHSPSPLPNYHSIQPNDIGSSNGDGSSVGGLVMSTPAPILVSTRNPIKYQPVNVHKKQHINPFLPTNKLPGPFTPLAFNGGSSQTGSDHYFIGTANNEESEPKPSPSPIYLRPKSQTTYVLVKPSPEPNQLHYHEKPARLPAIQNQHAVYKDKHVYSDEPELFHPPQKHIPLSEPDSLDGPEYYKTEPKHISRPNFQEEPEAYHKPSPRPFYKPIYNEELEVYKSNPIADTVKYSTPKSIPIEYSTPRPHPIPYLNGVGYSQPSTNYPPSAQSVSTTSRPRPRHKPHHHHKHSRGSTKAPPVRQHLTENIDTSNHQLYSPNYLNHFAADYKSHVKHTYHAPQPIKAAKLITPILDHDEEVLQYQKSPRPVVYEPQHIPLPVATPTQIVDTATTSGSTSLADLLKKLQDSNHLPKTLTPDNIDNSIRTLVKILNNLKSSQQVHQQPSQAHLEQDYDYQQQLPGVPVPEQTPDLVLSKPTSSVEDDENETSQYEPPLPHSSDLGTVAPGPTSGKAGVDYPNLATIPETSFSCKQQRYKGFFGDPETNCQVWHYCDLNGGKASFLCPNGTIFSQVALTCDWWFNVKCSSTAQLYVLNERLYKYILPFNPKFPEDYNGPLVDKYLAIKFQEMEEKMKKQKAKGKPMVKSSTENENDELNGNKLEDNDERYNQNQPYPIQYVTEASIGATASTTGLPIVTASTPITLEDINADLERGRVADGVVTTTNQSPPSSSPIVVTGPSAPDSSSTEDENGKEPVTALSPMVAAEVLVPHYPTPSGMPLDTTSRYAPNLRSGQVVIEIKNDGTSGHITPNHYYREGKRK